The proteins below are encoded in one region of Massilia putida:
- a CDS encoding cation diffusion facilitator family transporter: MTGCCENKSCEVTAMRANHSRVLWVVLVINAAMFLVEGVAGLLANSTSLLADALDMFGDALVYGFSLLVLARSTQWQTGAALAKGVFMLVFGLGVLTEAFYKMLTPVMPGVATMGVIGALALCANLVCFFLLYRHRSDNLNMSSTWLCSRNDLIANVGVLLAAGSSYLWSSPWPDIVVGSAIAVLFLHSAFGVLRQSLQALRAPAIQVVAIKRR; the protein is encoded by the coding sequence ATGACTGGGTGCTGTGAAAATAAGAGTTGCGAAGTGACCGCGATGCGCGCGAATCACAGCCGCGTACTGTGGGTCGTGCTTGTGATAAATGCCGCAATGTTCCTGGTCGAGGGCGTGGCCGGCCTATTGGCCAACTCCACGTCGCTGCTGGCCGATGCGCTTGACATGTTCGGTGATGCCCTCGTGTATGGGTTCAGTCTGCTTGTGTTGGCACGTTCTACACAATGGCAGACCGGCGCCGCGCTGGCCAAAGGGGTGTTCATGCTGGTTTTCGGACTCGGCGTGTTGACGGAAGCATTTTATAAGATGCTTACCCCAGTAATGCCGGGCGTTGCAACGATGGGTGTCATCGGCGCTCTCGCACTGTGCGCTAACCTCGTATGCTTTTTCTTGCTGTACCGGCACCGTAGTGACAACCTCAACATGAGTTCGACCTGGCTGTGCTCCCGCAACGACCTGATCGCAAACGTCGGGGTTCTACTCGCCGCCGGCAGCAGCTACTTATGGTCCTCTCCCTGGCCCGACATCGTTGTCGGCAGCGCCATCGCCGTGTTGTTCCTGCACTCCGCGTTCGGTGTGCTGCGGCAATCGTTGCAGGCGTTGCGGGCGCCGGCGATACAGGTTGTCGCAATCAAGCGTCGGTGA
- a CDS encoding HepT-like ribonuclease domain-containing protein: MSENRLPDYLDHIQQAATDARSFVDGLAKADFLVDKRTQQAVIMSLIIIGEAATKVMDGYPDFTEMHTAVPWRSMRNMRNRMAHGYFDINLDVVWETVQEWLPQLLQQLPAVRRDVDESRDDNGMTP; encoded by the coding sequence ATGAGCGAAAACCGACTGCCCGATTACCTCGACCACATACAGCAGGCCGCCACCGATGCGCGCAGCTTCGTGGACGGCTTGGCCAAGGCCGACTTCCTGGTCGATAAGCGCACCCAGCAGGCCGTTATCATGAGCCTCATCATCATTGGCGAAGCGGCTACGAAGGTAATGGATGGCTACCCTGATTTCACCGAGATGCACACGGCCGTTCCGTGGCGCAGCATGCGCAACATGCGTAATCGCATGGCCCATGGCTACTTCGATATCAACCTCGATGTGGTGTGGGAGACGGTACAAGAGTGGCTGCCGCAGTTGCTTCAACAACTGCCTGCCGTACGTCGGGATGTCGACGAAAGCCGCGATGACAATGGAATGACGCCATGA
- a CDS encoding nucleotidyltransferase family protein → MRPSVVLAMKRNAVREAVSRFRTANPRIFGSVLHGTDRDGSDLDLLVDALPGATLLDLGDLEEELKSLLGVDVDLLTPGDLPPKFRAKVLAEAQPV, encoded by the coding sequence ATGCGACCGTCCGTTGTGCTCGCCATGAAGCGAAACGCCGTACGTGAAGCGGTGAGCCGCTTTCGCACTGCTAACCCACGCATCTTCGGCTCGGTGCTGCATGGCACCGACCGGGATGGCAGCGACCTCGATCTGCTGGTCGATGCGCTGCCCGGTGCCACGTTGCTGGACTTGGGCGATTTGGAGGAGGAGCTGAAATCGCTGCTCGGCGTTGACGTTGATCTCCTGACGCCTGGCGATTTGCCCCCGAAGTTCCGCGCCAAGGTGCTCGCCGAGGCACAGCCGGTATGA
- a CDS encoding Tn3 family transposase translates to MPRRVLLSGTERDSLLILPESEDDLIQQYSFTDADLALIRQRRGAANRLGYAVQMCLLRYPGYALASDTVLPDSVLHWIAKQVRSDAGAWPEYGEREKTRNEHLHELRAYLGLSVFGLPDFRKLVHSLADLAMQTDRAMILAAHALDTLRQKRIILPALTVIERACAEAVTRANRRIYRTLIEPLERHHRRSLDNLLNVAPNMSITWLVWLRQSPLKPNSRYMREHIERLKVFQSLALPDGLGRQIHQNRLLKMAREGAQMTPRDLAKFEDERRYATLAALAIEGMATVTDELVDLHDRIMIKLFSVAKNKHQQDFQKQGKAINDKVRLYSKVGRALVEAKESGCDPFAAIEAILPWSDFAQSVTEAGQLAQPESFDHLSLIGEQYSTLRRYTPEFLDVLKLKAAPAAQAVLDAINVLREMNMTGARKVPDDAPVTFVKARWKPLVITDEGLDRRFYEICLLTELKNSLRSGDIWVQGSRQFRDFDEYLLPAAKFGAMKAASELPIAVDQDCDQYLHDRLLLLEQQLTKVNRLALTNELPDAAQVLINLTSGLLPRIKITELLMDVDDWTGFTRHFVHLKNGEEAKDRPLLLSAILADAINLGLTKMAESSPGATYAKLSWLQAWHIRDETYSASLAELVNAQLRHSFAGHWGDGTTSSSDGQRFRTGGRAESTGHINPKYGAEPGKLFYTHISDQYAPFSTKVVNVAVRDSTYVLDGLLYHESDLRIEEHYTDTAGFTDHVFALMHLLGFRFAPRIRDLGDTKLYVPGKVADHPALRSMIGGTLNIKHLREHWDDILRLASSIKHGTVSASLMLRKLGSYPRQNGLAIALRELGRIERTLFILDWLQNIELRRRVHAGLNKGEARNALARAVFIHRLGEIRDRTFEQQRYRASGLNLVTAAIVLWNTVYLERSTQALREAGKLADDDMLQFLSPLGWEHINLTGDYVWRQSRKVDEGKYRPLRDFKDR, encoded by the coding sequence ATGCCCCGCCGTGTACTACTTTCCGGGACCGAACGAGACAGCTTGCTGATATTGCCAGAAAGCGAAGATGATCTGATTCAGCAGTACAGCTTCACGGATGCCGATCTGGCGTTGATCCGGCAACGCCGTGGCGCCGCAAACCGCCTCGGCTACGCCGTGCAGATGTGCCTGCTACGCTACCCCGGCTACGCGCTGGCCAGCGACACCGTACTGCCAGATTCGGTGCTCCATTGGATTGCCAAACAGGTGCGTAGCGACGCCGGCGCTTGGCCCGAATACGGCGAGCGGGAGAAAACGCGAAACGAGCATTTGCACGAGCTGCGCGCCTACTTGGGGTTGTCCGTGTTCGGCCTGCCTGATTTCCGCAAGTTGGTACACAGCCTGGCCGACCTCGCCATGCAGACCGATAGGGCCATGATCCTTGCAGCGCACGCCCTCGATACGCTGCGCCAGAAGCGCATCATCCTTCCTGCGCTGACCGTCATCGAACGGGCCTGCGCCGAAGCCGTGACCAGGGCGAACCGGCGAATCTATCGCACGCTGATCGAGCCGCTGGAGCGCCACCATAGGCGCTCCCTGGACAACCTGCTCAACGTCGCGCCCAACATGAGCATCACCTGGCTCGTATGGCTGCGTCAGTCGCCGCTCAAGCCCAATTCCCGCTACATGCGCGAGCACATCGAACGCCTCAAGGTGTTCCAGTCGCTCGCGCTTCCGGACGGGCTGGGCCGCCAGATCCACCAGAACCGGCTGCTGAAGATGGCCCGCGAGGGCGCGCAGATGACGCCGCGCGACCTGGCCAAGTTCGAGGATGAGCGACGCTATGCCACCCTGGCGGCGCTGGCCATCGAAGGCATGGCCACCGTCACGGATGAATTGGTCGACCTGCACGACCGCATCATGATCAAGCTGTTCAGCGTCGCCAAGAACAAGCATCAACAGGACTTTCAGAAGCAGGGCAAGGCGATCAACGACAAGGTGCGTCTGTATTCGAAGGTCGGCCGCGCGCTGGTCGAGGCCAAGGAATCGGGCTGCGACCCGTTCGCCGCGATCGAGGCAATCCTGCCATGGTCAGATTTCGCGCAGAGCGTCACCGAGGCCGGCCAGTTGGCACAGCCCGAATCGTTCGACCACCTGTCCCTGATCGGCGAACAATACAGCACGCTGCGCCGTTATACGCCCGAGTTCCTCGACGTGCTCAAGCTGAAGGCAGCGCCGGCCGCGCAAGCGGTGCTCGACGCGATCAACGTGCTGCGCGAAATGAACATGACCGGCGCGCGCAAGGTGCCCGACGACGCGCCAGTCACATTCGTCAAGGCGCGCTGGAAGCCCCTCGTCATCACCGACGAGGGGCTTGACCGCCGCTTCTACGAAATCTGCTTGCTGACGGAGCTGAAGAATTCGCTGCGGTCGGGCGATATCTGGGTGCAGGGATCGCGGCAGTTCCGCGACTTCGACGAATACCTCCTGCCGGCGGCCAAATTCGGTGCCATGAAGGCTGCGAGCGAGCTACCGATCGCGGTCGACCAGGACTGCGACCAATACCTGCATGACCGCTTGCTGCTGCTCGAACAGCAGCTGACCAAGGTCAACCGCCTGGCGCTGACCAATGAACTGCCGGACGCGGCGCAGGTACTGATCAACCTTACGAGCGGCCTGCTGCCCCGCATCAAAATCACGGAACTGCTGATGGACGTGGACGACTGGACCGGATTCACGCGCCATTTCGTCCACCTCAAAAACGGCGAGGAGGCCAAGGACCGCCCGCTGTTACTGTCGGCGATCCTGGCCGACGCGATCAACCTCGGGCTGACCAAGATGGCGGAATCGAGCCCCGGCGCCACCTACGCGAAGCTGTCCTGGTTACAGGCCTGGCACATCCGCGACGAAACGTACTCGGCCAGCCTGGCCGAACTCGTCAACGCCCAGCTCAGGCACTCGTTTGCGGGGCACTGGGGCGACGGCACCACGTCGTCATCGGACGGCCAGCGCTTCCGCACCGGCGGCCGGGCGGAGAGCACAGGGCATATCAATCCGAAATACGGCGCCGAGCCGGGCAAGCTGTTCTACACCCACATCTCCGACCAGTACGCGCCGTTCAGCACCAAGGTGGTCAATGTCGCGGTGCGCGATTCGACCTACGTGCTGGACGGCCTGCTGTACCACGAATCGGACTTACGCATTGAGGAGCACTACACCGACACGGCCGGCTTCACCGACCACGTGTTCGCGCTGATGCACCTGCTGGGGTTCCGGTTTGCGCCACGCATCCGCGACCTGGGCGACACCAAGCTGTACGTGCCTGGCAAGGTGGCGGACCACCCAGCGCTGAGATCGATGATCGGCGGCACCCTTAATATCAAGCACCTGCGCGAGCATTGGGACGATATTCTGCGGCTGGCTTCGTCCATCAAACACGGAACTGTCAGCGCGTCCCTCATGCTCCGCAAGCTCGGCAGCTACCCGCGCCAGAACGGCCTGGCCATCGCGCTGCGCGAGCTGGGCCGCATCGAGCGCACACTGTTCATCCTGGACTGGTTGCAAAACATTGAGCTGCGCCGGCGAGTGCATGCTGGGCTGAACAAAGGTGAAGCCCGCAACGCGCTGGCCAGGGCGGTCTTCATCCACAGGCTGGGCGAGATCCGAGACAGAACATTCGAACAGCAGCGGTACCGGGCCAGCGGCCTGAACCTGGTGACGGCCGCTATCGTCCTGTGGAACACCGTGTATCTGGAGCGCTCAACGCAGGCCCTGCGCGAGGCCGGCAAGCTGGCCGACGACGACATGCTGCAATTCCTGTCGCCGTTGGGATGGGAGCACATTAACCTGACCGGGGATTACGTCTGGCGGCAAAGCAGGAAGGTCGACGAGGGCAAATATCGGCCGCTGCGGGACTTCAAGGATCGGTAA
- a CDS encoding recombinase family protein, with amino-acid sequence MKIARIYIRVSTDDQDLARQATLRAATEAAGFYVAAVYAEKASGARADRPELLRLIADLQAGEVVVAEHIDRITRLPLPEAEALIAKIRAAGAKLSVPGLVDLSELVAEASGVARIVLEAVQDMLLKILLQMARENYETMRRRQREGIALAKEQGKYKGGRKADTALHARIIALRQNHSIAATAKLAGCSEPLVKLVWRAHQKRVSTAADEIELASQPS; translated from the coding sequence ATGAAGATCGCACGCATATATATCCGCGTCAGCACCGACGACCAGGATCTAGCACGACAAGCGACATTGCGTGCAGCAACGGAAGCGGCAGGATTTTATGTCGCTGCTGTGTATGCGGAGAAAGCCAGCGGTGCGCGCGCCGATCGGCCCGAATTACTCCGGCTGATCGCTGATTTGCAGGCTGGCGAAGTGGTGGTAGCGGAACACATTGACCGTATCACCCGCTTGCCGTTGCCCGAGGCCGAAGCGTTGATCGCAAAAATCCGTGCTGCCGGCGCCAAGCTATCAGTGCCAGGTTTGGTCGACTTGTCGGAGCTGGTGGCCGAGGCGTCAGGCGTGGCCAGGATCGTGCTGGAGGCTGTTCAAGACATGCTCTTGAAGATCCTCTTGCAAATGGCAAGAGAGAACTACGAAACGATGCGTCGACGTCAGCGCGAGGGGATCGCCTTGGCCAAGGAGCAAGGCAAGTACAAAGGTGGCCGGAAGGCCGACACGGCGCTACACGCGCGGATCATCGCCTTGAGGCAGAACCACAGCATTGCGGCCACGGCCAAGCTGGCGGGCTGTTCTGAGCCGCTGGTCAAATTGGTTTGGCGCGCGCATCAAAAGAGAGTTTCCACAGCGGCCGATGAGATAGAGCTAGCTTCTCAACCGTCCTGA